A stretch of DNA from Paenibacillus albus:
GGGGCCGATTCTTTGGGGGATCATTGGCGCATTATTCGGAATTGGACTCGGCATCGGCATCAAATTTCTAATGGCGAAGAAGAGCAAATTCGGGATTCGCAATATTACATCCGAAGTTGTGCTCATGATTCAATGCGAAACGACACATTGGGACTCCGTCAAGAAGATTCTTTGGGAAAATACGGCGCTCGGTATTTCGACGGTCGGTGAGACAGCGAGAATATCATGAGATGAACATGAGATGAATGGCAAGCCTCGGCAATCGCTGAGGCTTTTTTCGTTATTGTTGGAGCAGATCTTAACGGGGATAAAGGATGAATCGTTAAAGTAGCGAAATATTAATTAGAGAAGCGAATTTTGTTCAGTTCGGATCAGCTGTATTTGAACGAATTTCCGTAAAAGAGCTTCAACTTCCAAGAATCGGGAGGATTCTACATATGCGATGTGGAAGTTATTTTTGAAGACAGCCATCAAGTATGAATGCTAAAGGGGGGCGTAGTCGCTGCGATTACAAACGAGCTATCAGTACATACCTGTATCGAACCTTCAGGCAGCTTCAGAATGGTACGCAGAGCATCTTGGTTTCACATTAGCGGTCGAAGATCCGATTTGTTTGGAGCTTAGAAGCACTTCGGGGATTCGGATCTTCTTAATTCCGAACGAAGACGGCAGCGTTAATTCGCAAATGAGATATTCGAATGGCGTGCAAGCTTCTTATGGATTTACGGTGGCTGATGATGTTCAATTGCTGTACCAGCACTTCAAGGACAAAGGAATTCAGGTAGGAAAGCTGACGGACTATCAAGGCTTGTCTTTTAAGTTCTACGACCCGGATGGCAATGCCATCGAATTATGGGGGGACTATCCGCAAGGTTAAAGGGACTCATTCTCTAACAAAAAGGAGATCGCCGATGAAAGCTGTAGTCAATTATTCGTCTGGAAGTGGAAGCGTGGAGGTTCGTGATGTGCCGATTCCGTCGGAGCTCGGACCAAAGGAAATACTCATTCAAGTAAAAGCAGCAGGCGTATGCGGCAGCGATCTGCATATGTACCATGATATTCAAGGGTTTCCGGTGAATCGTCCGGTAACGCTTGGACATGAATTCGCAGGCGTCATAGCCGGTGTTGGAGCGGAAGTAAAGCAGTTCAAGATCGGTGATCGCGTCGTAAGCGAAACGCCTTCCTATGTATGCGAGACTTGTATCTACTGTCGTACGGGTCAATACAACCTCTGTCCGACAAGAAGAGGATTCGGTGTTCTGGAGAACGGAGCCATGGCGGAATATGTGAGGACGAGAGAAGCAATCGTTCACCGTATCCCGGATAACGTTAGCTTCGAGAAAGCCGCGCTAACAGAGCCTTCATGCGTCGCATATAATGCGGTCGCTCATCATTCGGAGATCCGTCCGGGCGATTACGTAGCCGTATTCGGACCAGGTCCGATCGGGTTGTTGTGCGTGCAAATTGCCAAGCTGTTCAACCCTGCTAGGCTGACCGTCATCGGAACGGAGAAAGATGCGAAGCGCATGGAAGTAGCCAAGCAGTTTGGCGCGGATTGCGTGATCGTAGCCGAGAAGCAGAACGTGGTCGAGGAACTGCTCGCTTATGGCGATGGCTTCGGTCCCGATGTCATCTTAGATGCTGTAGGTGTAAGCGCTTCACTTCGCCAAAGTGTAGATGCGATACGTCCAGGCGGGCAAATTACGAAGATCGGCTGGGGACCGGCGCCTGTCGGCTTCTCGCTTGATCCGCTGATCCAGAAAGCAGCGCGGCTCCAAGGCTCCTTCAGTCACAATTATCCGATGTGGGAGAAAGTGCTGACTTTGATGGGCGCTGGCCTAATTGATCCGCTTCCGATGGCCAAATGCTACGGCATCAGCGATTGGAAGCAAGCCTTCGATGAGATGGACGGCTTGCAGCATGCGAAGTCGATTATATTGCCAGAAGCCTAATTACTAATGGGGGAGCTGATGCACGAATGGAACCGATCGTACAAATTTCATTGGATCTAACGAACATTGAGGAAGCGCTGGAAATGGCGGAAATCGCCGTTGAGGCAGGAATAGATTGGATCGAAGCGGGCACGCCGCTATTGCTCGGCGAGGGGCTTCATGCCGTAGTGGCGCTCCGCAAAGCATTCCCGAACCATCCGATTATCGCGGATTTGAAGACGATGGACGGCGGTTACTTGGAAGCGGAAATGATGGCGAAGGCCGGCGCAACCCATGTCGTTGTCATGGGCGTTGCTCACCCGGCAACGATCCGGGCGGTCGTTCGCGCAGCGCGGGATTACGGCATCAAAGTAATGGGCGATATTATGGCTGCCCCGGACCCGGTTGCCTGTGCGAAGCACCTTGAACAGAATGGCGTTGATTACATCCTCGTCCATACGTCCTTCGATGAGCGTGGGGAGGACCCTGCCCGCAGCCCGTACGATCATT
This window harbors:
- a CDS encoding VOC family protein, with amino-acid sequence MPVSNLQAASEWYAEHLGFTLAVEDPICLELRSTSGIRIFLIPNEDGSVNSQMRYSNGVQASYGFTVADDVQLLYQHFKDKGIQVGKLTDYQGLSFKFYDPDGNAIELWGDYPQG
- a CDS encoding zinc-binding dehydrogenase — its product is MKAVVNYSSGSGSVEVRDVPIPSELGPKEILIQVKAAGVCGSDLHMYHDIQGFPVNRPVTLGHEFAGVIAGVGAEVKQFKIGDRVVSETPSYVCETCIYCRTGQYNLCPTRRGFGVLENGAMAEYVRTREAIVHRIPDNVSFEKAALTEPSCVAYNAVAHHSEIRPGDYVAVFGPGPIGLLCVQIAKLFNPARLTVIGTEKDAKRMEVAKQFGADCVIVAEKQNVVEELLAYGDGFGPDVILDAVGVSASLRQSVDAIRPGGQITKIGWGPAPVGFSLDPLIQKAARLQGSFSHNYPMWEKVLTLMGAGLIDPLPMAKCYGISDWKQAFDEMDGLQHAKSIILPEA
- a CDS encoding orotidine 5'-phosphate decarboxylase / HUMPS family protein, which encodes MEPIVQISLDLTNIEEALEMAEIAVEAGIDWIEAGTPLLLGEGLHAVVALRKAFPNHPIIADLKTMDGGYLEAEMMAKAGATHVVVMGVAHPATIRAVVRAARDYGIKVMGDIMAAPDPVACAKHLEQNGVDYILVHTSFDERGEDPARSPYDHLAAVVSAVNIPVQAVGGLSIDQAAEMPKLGAPLVVVGAPLVIDHKEFRPSTDRGELKQVLETLVARVKNSANI